Proteins encoded in a region of the Gemmatimonadaceae bacterium genome:
- a CDS encoding LUD domain-containing protein: protein MSAPVGAARRGHSEAAAGFLVDAERAAWHDQSLWFMRQKRDKATALPEWEQLRFAGSALKTHAMSRLADLLEEFERKATANGVVVHWARDAAEHNAIVLGILHAAGVTRVSKSKSMLTEECGLNPFLEARGIEVVDTDLGERIVQLAKEPPSHIVIPAIHWKREEIGELFHRTIGTPAGESSPDALAAAARVHLRDALLNAGAGITGANAIVAETGGVVVCTNEGNADLGMHSAPIHIACVGIEKIVATRDDLGVLLRLLARSGTGQPVTSYTTHVNSPKPGGAMHVVLVDNGRTARLADEVMRTALHCIRCGACLNTCPVYRRSGGYSYGHVVQGPIGAMLAPAVDLDVHSTLPFASTLCGSCADVCPVRIDIPTQLLAWRARAAAAKRLPRGYALLFPLLGWVLASLNRYERLARWGRRIQRLLPPSWISGRWNPWTRPGRALPLLADESFREWAQREGRHT, encoded by the coding sequence ATGAGCGCACCGGTCGGCGCCGCGCGTCGCGGCCATTCCGAAGCGGCGGCGGGCTTCCTCGTCGACGCCGAACGCGCCGCGTGGCATGACCAGTCGCTCTGGTTCATGCGGCAGAAGCGCGACAAGGCCACCGCCCTGCCGGAGTGGGAGCAGCTGCGGTTCGCCGGTTCCGCGCTCAAGACACATGCGATGAGCCGGCTGGCGGACCTGCTCGAGGAGTTCGAGCGGAAGGCGACCGCCAACGGCGTGGTCGTGCACTGGGCGCGCGATGCCGCCGAGCATAACGCGATCGTGCTCGGCATCCTGCATGCCGCGGGGGTCACGCGCGTCTCGAAGAGCAAGTCGATGCTCACCGAAGAATGCGGGCTCAATCCGTTCCTCGAGGCGCGCGGCATCGAGGTGGTGGACACCGACCTCGGCGAGCGCATCGTCCAGCTGGCCAAGGAACCGCCATCGCACATCGTGATCCCCGCCATCCATTGGAAGCGCGAGGAGATTGGCGAGCTCTTTCACCGAACCATCGGCACGCCGGCAGGCGAATCGAGCCCCGACGCGCTGGCCGCGGCGGCGCGCGTGCACCTGCGTGACGCGCTGCTCAACGCCGGTGCCGGCATCACGGGGGCCAATGCCATTGTGGCGGAGACTGGCGGTGTCGTGGTCTGCACCAACGAAGGGAACGCCGACCTCGGCATGCACTCGGCGCCCATCCATATCGCCTGCGTGGGTATCGAGAAGATCGTCGCCACGCGTGACGATCTTGGCGTGCTGCTGCGGCTGCTCGCGCGCAGCGGCACGGGACAGCCCGTGACTTCGTACACGACCCACGTGAACTCGCCCAAGCCCGGCGGGGCGATGCACGTGGTCCTCGTGGACAACGGCCGCACGGCCCGGCTTGCCGATGAAGTGATGCGCACCGCCCTGCACTGCATTCGCTGTGGCGCCTGCCTCAATACCTGCCCTGTTTATCGCCGCAGCGGGGGTTACAGCTACGGGCACGTAGTTCAGGGACCCATCGGCGCAATGCTCGCGCCGGCCGTGGACCTCGATGTGCATAGCACGCTGCCCTTCGCGTCCACGCTCTGTGGGTCGTGCGCCGACGTCTGTCCGGTGCGCATCGATATCCCCACGCAACTGCTCGCCTGGCGGGCGCGGGCGGCGGCGGCCAAGCGGCTGCCGCGCGGCTATGCGCTCCTCTTCCCGCTGTTGGGATGGGTGCTCGCGTCGCTCAACCGGTACGAGCGACTGGCGCGATGGGGCCGGCGTATCCAACGACTGCTCCCCCCGTCATGGATCTCGGGGCGATGGAATCCCTGGACGCGTCCGGGGCGCGCGCTGCCGCTGCTGGCGGATGAGTCATTCCGCGAATGGGCACAACGCGAGGGACGGCACACGTGA
- a CDS encoding alpha-amylase family glycosyl hydrolase — translation MRLGASFATTVVAVAALSAQSPSRASVPDWREGATCYEVFVRSFRDSNGDGIGDLNGLTANLDYINDGNPRSRRSLGACCLWLMPIMESPSYHGYDISDYYRVAPVYGTNADFRRLVAAAHKRGIKVLVDMVLNHTSSKHPAFQSALRDPNSPYRSWYRFAPAPGPNNRWGNNNWHRSPVRDEFFYGFFWKGMPDLNYEAPGALDEMKKVAAFWLNEMGADGFRLDAVKYLVEDGSKVDDTPGTHAVLREYAAYVRQAKPGAFTIGEVFDSTGTLLTYYPDQLDAYFAFEVADSLIAGVRRGDARGMLAPVLRLQRAQPATRWAPFLRNHDQPRTRTELGGDWGKARVSSLLLLTLPGLPFVYYGEELGMTGGKPDERIRTPMAWSLTTPHAGFTTGTPWEPLAADSLDANVEAQAGRASSMLNLHRTLIRVRAASPALARGVLEPLTTSDAAVVAFLRRDATDVVLVIANVGARALKEVTVTSADGAISSRRAWPRTLFGESRGPTLQVDAHGRLKATVDLPGYAGFVISLGRPGGAPAR, via the coding sequence ATGCGCCTCGGTGCCTCGTTCGCGACAACGGTGGTCGCCGTCGCCGCACTCTCGGCCCAGTCCCCGTCGCGGGCGTCGGTGCCAGATTGGCGCGAGGGCGCCACCTGTTATGAGGTCTTCGTCCGCTCGTTCCGCGACTCGAACGGCGACGGCATTGGCGACCTCAATGGCCTCACGGCGAACCTCGACTACATCAACGACGGCAACCCGCGGAGCAGGCGTTCGCTCGGCGCTTGCTGCCTGTGGCTGATGCCGATCATGGAGTCGCCGAGTTATCACGGCTACGACATCAGCGATTACTACCGCGTGGCCCCGGTGTATGGCACGAACGCCGATTTTCGGCGGCTGGTCGCCGCCGCGCACAAGCGCGGCATCAAGGTGCTGGTTGACATGGTGCTGAACCACACGTCAAGCAAGCATCCGGCCTTCCAGAGCGCCTTGCGCGACCCCAACTCGCCGTATCGGTCATGGTATCGCTTTGCGCCGGCCCCCGGCCCGAACAACCGCTGGGGGAACAACAACTGGCACCGATCCCCGGTCCGGGACGAGTTCTTCTACGGTTTCTTCTGGAAGGGGATGCCGGACCTGAATTACGAGGCGCCGGGTGCGTTGGACGAGATGAAGAAGGTGGCCGCGTTCTGGCTGAATGAGATGGGCGCCGACGGATTCCGGCTCGACGCGGTGAAGTACCTGGTTGAAGACGGATCGAAGGTCGACGACACACCCGGCACGCATGCCGTGCTGCGCGAGTATGCCGCGTATGTGCGCCAGGCAAAGCCGGGGGCGTTCACCATCGGCGAGGTCTTCGACAGCACTGGCACGCTGCTCACCTACTATCCCGACCAGCTCGATGCCTACTTCGCGTTCGAAGTGGCCGACTCGCTGATCGCGGGGGTTCGCCGCGGTGATGCGCGAGGGATGCTCGCCCCGGTGCTGCGGCTGCAGCGCGCGCAGCCGGCCACGCGGTGGGCGCCGTTCCTGCGCAATCATGACCAGCCGCGCACGCGCACCGAACTTGGCGGAGATTGGGGGAAGGCGCGCGTGTCGTCGCTCTTGTTGCTCACCCTCCCCGGGCTTCCATTCGTCTACTACGGCGAGGAACTGGGAATGACGGGCGGCAAGCCGGACGAGCGGATCCGCACGCCCATGGCCTGGTCGCTCACGACGCCGCACGCCGGCTTCACCACCGGCACACCGTGGGAGCCGCTGGCCGCTGACTCGCTCGACGCGAATGTCGAGGCGCAGGCCGGCCGGGCGTCGTCAATGCTCAACCTCCATCGCACGCTGATCCGGGTCCGCGCCGCGTCGCCAGCACTCGCGCGTGGCGTGCTGGAGCCCCTGACCACCAGCGACGCCGCCGTCGTCGCTTTCCTGCGGCGTGATGCGACGGACGTGGTGCTCGTGATCGCCAACGTTGGCGCGAGGGCACTCAAGGAGGTGACCGTCACCTCCGCCGATGGCGCCATCTCTTCGCGACGCGCGTGGCCGCGGACGCTGTTTGGCGAGTCTCGGGGACCGACGCTTCAGGTCGATGCGCACGGACGGCTCAAGGCGACAGTCGACTTGCCCGGCTACGCCGGGTTCGTGATCAGCCTGGGGCGGCCCGGGGGTGCGCCGGCGCGCTGA
- a CDS encoding (Fe-S)-binding protein, with protein MRVALAVPCYVDQFRPQAARATLALLERLGCDVRLDFDAPCCGQPMFNAGVVTAARAAAENWVRQSSDFDAIVMPSGSCTQHVRHHLPPFLGSGTAAYAAKVTYELCEFIAGPLGRPTLAGRFPHRVAMHLGCHAQRGLRLGGASELHQPLDGPMHSLLAGLDGLTFATLSRPDECCGFGGSFAVGEADVSVAMGCDKLADLDASGAQVLVSSDPSCLLHLEAIARHRGSSLRTMHVAELLEEATR; from the coding sequence ATGCGCGTCGCGCTGGCCGTCCCCTGCTACGTCGACCAATTCCGCCCACAGGCGGCGCGGGCAACGCTTGCGCTGCTCGAGCGGCTGGGGTGCGACGTCCGCCTCGACTTCGACGCCCCGTGCTGCGGTCAGCCGATGTTCAACGCGGGCGTGGTGACCGCCGCGCGCGCCGCTGCCGAGAACTGGGTTCGCCAATCCAGTGATTTCGACGCCATCGTGATGCCGTCGGGAAGTTGCACGCAGCATGTGCGGCACCATCTGCCGCCGTTCCTCGGGAGTGGAACCGCCGCCTACGCCGCCAAGGTCACCTACGAGCTGTGCGAGTTCATCGCCGGTCCGCTCGGACGACCGACCCTTGCCGGCCGGTTTCCGCATCGGGTCGCAATGCACCTGGGTTGCCACGCGCAGCGCGGACTCCGGCTGGGCGGTGCGTCGGAGCTGCACCAGCCGCTCGACGGGCCCATGCACTCGCTTCTCGCCGGACTCGACGGACTGACTTTCGCCACTCTCAGCCGGCCGGACGAGTGCTGCGGCTTTGGTGGGTCGTTCGCTGTCGGCGAAGCGGACGTGTCGGTCGCGATGGGCTGCGACAAGCTCGCCGACTTGGACGCAAGCGGCGCCCAGGTGCTGGTCAGCAGCGATCCGTCGTGCCTGCTGCACCTCGAAGCGATCGCGCGTCACCGCGGTTCGTCCCTGCGAACGATGCATGTCGCCGAACTGCTCGAGGAGGCGACGCGATGA
- a CDS encoding LUD domain-containing protein, producing MSARDEILAAIRAANVPDAPPAAPLVAAPAAIDALRERFLRVLADVGGQGVVRHPSQPLDALLDELLGDGRESAMVVRGEVAVAENGAVYIDAARLAQRNDIVREEHLVIVVPRDAIVPTMHEAVRCIPVGAGCGWFLSGPSKTADIEQSLVFGAQGSRTHRVIFDCA from the coding sequence GTGAGCGCGCGCGACGAAATCCTCGCGGCCATCCGGGCAGCGAACGTTCCCGACGCGCCGCCGGCGGCGCCGCTCGTCGCGGCTCCGGCAGCGATCGATGCATTGCGTGAGCGGTTCCTGCGTGTGCTCGCCGACGTCGGCGGTCAGGGTGTGGTGCGTCATCCGTCGCAGCCGCTCGACGCCCTGCTCGACGAACTGCTGGGCGACGGTCGCGAGAGCGCGATGGTGGTTCGCGGTGAGGTCGCGGTGGCGGAGAATGGAGCGGTGTACATCGATGCCGCTCGTCTTGCCCAGCGCAATGACATCGTGCGCGAGGAGCATCTGGTCATCGTCGTGCCACGGGATGCCATCGTGCCCACGATGCACGAGGCGGTGCGCTGCATTCCCGTTGGCGCCGGATGCGGCTGGTTCCTGAGCGGGCCCTCCAAGACGGCGGACATCGAACAGTCGCTGGTGTTCGGCGCCCAGGGCTCCCGCACGCATCGCGTGATCTTCGACTGCGCCTAG
- a CDS encoding S46 family peptidase, producing MRFIRALFLAACTAASLSAQSAVSPGRFDLGKMWTFEYAPSEYFSKTYGFAADSAWFARARLAALRIPGCSAAFVSENGLIITNHHCVRGSVNAISRPGEHLLDSGFVARTLADERRLPNMIADQLLAAVDISKEVNAAGDAAGEGAARDDARRAATAAAQNRLKAQYASPGDSIWVQVVGLYNGARASAYVFKRYTDVRLVVAAELGVANLGGDWDNFTFPRYALDFAVMRAYGADGKPVASPAHFAWGGVNGVKEGDVVFVIGNPGATRRLTTISQLEYQRDVALPYTEHFLSSHLAALKAFRDASNDERQRADAMVTMLSLSNSWKPIPGRLEGLRDANIMGRRSAIERDLVNAIQATSELKSTYGKLFDRMTELQRQRTKSRTALTAFSNLVSPAASSSTLQAGYWAWRVQHGPADSVPAFQQRLARVRPQVRDLERRYLAISLDDIATAYGAGHEFTRAALGERTAAEAADAMLSATALTDTAGARRAAAGELATDPVMQLMNTIMPSVLAFELEQARINVEEAALSAQIGRVRFELYGSNIPPDGSSSPRIADGVVKGYEYNGTLAAPFTTFYGVYDRNRSHGAGSDWDLPYRWRVPPVGLDLGTPLNFVSTADSYGGNSGSPAVTKDLRIVGLNFDRNINALVRDYIYLPERGRNVMVDVRAIQEALAYVYRADRVVRELTTGRM from the coding sequence ATGCGCTTCATTCGCGCGCTCTTCCTTGCCGCGTGCACGGCCGCCTCGCTCTCCGCCCAGTCCGCGGTCTCTCCCGGTCGATTCGACCTGGGAAAGATGTGGACGTTCGAGTACGCCCCGTCCGAATACTTCTCGAAGACGTACGGGTTCGCGGCGGATTCCGCCTGGTTTGCCCGCGCCCGCCTTGCCGCGCTGCGCATTCCCGGCTGCTCGGCTGCGTTCGTCTCGGAGAACGGGCTGATCATCACGAATCATCACTGCGTACGGGGGTCGGTGAACGCCATCAGCCGGCCGGGCGAACACCTGCTCGACTCGGGGTTCGTCGCGCGGACTCTCGCCGATGAACGGCGCCTGCCGAACATGATTGCCGACCAGCTGCTCGCGGCGGTCGATATCTCGAAGGAAGTGAACGCCGCAGGCGATGCAGCGGGCGAAGGGGCCGCGCGCGACGACGCACGGCGCGCGGCAACGGCCGCGGCGCAGAATCGGCTGAAGGCCCAGTATGCGTCGCCCGGCGACTCCATCTGGGTGCAGGTGGTGGGGCTGTACAACGGTGCCCGCGCCTCGGCCTACGTCTTCAAGCGCTACACCGATGTCCGTCTGGTCGTTGCCGCGGAACTCGGCGTGGCCAACCTCGGCGGCGACTGGGACAACTTCACCTTCCCGCGTTATGCACTCGACTTCGCGGTGATGCGCGCCTATGGCGCCGACGGCAAGCCCGTCGCGAGTCCGGCGCACTTCGCGTGGGGCGGCGTCAACGGCGTCAAGGAAGGCGACGTCGTCTTCGTGATCGGCAACCCCGGCGCGACGCGGCGCCTCACGACGATCAGCCAACTGGAATATCAGCGCGACGTCGCGCTGCCATATACCGAGCATTTCCTGTCGTCGCATCTGGCCGCGCTCAAGGCGTTCCGCGATGCGAGCAACGACGAACGGCAGCGGGCCGATGCGATGGTCACGATGCTCAGCCTGTCGAACAGCTGGAAACCGATTCCGGGACGGCTCGAAGGACTCCGCGATGCCAACATCATGGGACGCCGGTCGGCCATCGAACGCGACCTGGTGAACGCCATCCAGGCGACGTCCGAGTTGAAGAGCACGTACGGCAAGCTGTTCGACCGGATGACCGAGCTGCAGCGCCAGCGGACGAAGTCCCGCACCGCGCTCACGGCCTTCTCAAATTTGGTCAGCCCCGCGGCGAGCAGTTCGACGCTGCAGGCCGGGTACTGGGCGTGGCGGGTGCAGCATGGTCCCGCCGACAGCGTGCCGGCCTTCCAGCAGCGGCTCGCGCGCGTGCGTCCGCAGGTGCGCGACCTGGAGCGCCGCTACCTGGCCATTTCGCTCGACGACATCGCCACGGCGTACGGCGCCGGGCATGAGTTCACCCGTGCCGCGCTGGGCGAGCGTACCGCCGCCGAAGCGGCCGACGCGATGCTCAGCGCGACGGCGCTCACCGACACTGCCGGTGCGCGCCGTGCCGCCGCCGGGGAGCTGGCCACAGACCCCGTGATGCAGTTGATGAACACAATCATGCCCAGCGTGCTCGCCTTCGAACTGGAACAGGCGCGCATCAATGTGGAGGAAGCGGCGCTCTCGGCGCAGATCGGCCGGGTGCGGTTCGAACTCTACGGATCAAACATCCCGCCGGACGGGTCGTCATCGCCACGCATCGCCGACGGTGTAGTGAAGGGGTACGAATACAACGGCACGCTGGCCGCGCCCTTCACGACGTTCTATGGCGTCTACGACCGAAATCGCAGCCATGGCGCGGGGAGCGACTGGGACCTGCCGTATCGCTGGCGCGTGCCGCCGGTCGGCCTGGATCTCGGCACGCCACTCAACTTCGTCTCGACCGCCGACAGCTACGGTGGCAATTCCGGTTCGCCGGCCGTGACGAAGGACCTGCGCATTGTCGGGCTCAACTTCGACCGCAACATCAATGCGCTGGTGCGCGACTATATCTACCTGCCCGAGCGCGGCCGTAACGTGATGGTGGATGTGCGCGCCATTCAGGAGGCGCTGGCGTATGTGTACCGGGCCGATCGCGTGGTGCGCGAACTCACCACCGGGCGAATGTAG
- a CDS encoding polysaccharide deacetylase — MTPDSPALEPWQWPETHWRALVNQVRAGRTLRPAAWKDGARCAVALSFDSDHETNELREGGRSIGRMAWGEFGSRVGVPALLNILRTHDVRASFFVPAVSAQLHPDEQRRVVAEGHEIGIHGWIHELNSVLPYEAERDLMMRSAEALERITGVRPVGLRTPSWDFSPNTLRIEREMGLQYDSSLMADVDCYELLLDGAPSGIVELPVEWIRDDAPYLSMHRFQSLRPYTPPQAVFEIFRRELDGAHAAGGIFQVTMHPHIITHRSRIWIVEELIRHAKAKGDVWFATHAEITAWVREHAT, encoded by the coding sequence ATGACACCAGATTCGCCCGCACTGGAACCCTGGCAGTGGCCCGAGACTCACTGGCGCGCCCTCGTCAACCAGGTGCGCGCCGGCCGGACGTTGCGCCCCGCGGCCTGGAAGGACGGCGCCCGCTGCGCCGTGGCGCTCTCCTTCGATTCCGATCACGAAACGAACGAACTTCGCGAGGGCGGCCGTTCCATCGGCCGCATGGCATGGGGGGAGTTCGGCAGCCGGGTCGGGGTTCCTGCCCTGCTGAACATCCTGCGCACCCACGACGTGCGCGCCTCCTTCTTCGTGCCCGCTGTCTCCGCGCAATTGCATCCCGACGAACAGCGCCGGGTGGTGGCCGAAGGTCATGAGATCGGCATCCACGGCTGGATTCACGAACTCAACTCGGTGCTCCCGTACGAAGCCGAGCGTGACCTGATGATGCGGTCAGCGGAGGCGCTCGAGCGCATCACCGGCGTGCGTCCCGTGGGGCTTCGCACGCCCTCGTGGGACTTCAGTCCCAACACGCTGCGCATCGAGCGCGAGATGGGACTGCAGTACGATTCGTCGCTGATGGCCGACGTCGACTGCTATGAACTGCTGCTCGACGGCGCACCGAGCGGCATTGTGGAGCTCCCGGTCGAGTGGATTCGGGACGACGCGCCGTACCTGAGCATGCATCGCTTCCAGTCATTGCGGCCGTACACGCCGCCACAGGCGGTGTTTGAGATCTTCCGGCGCGAGCTGGACGGCGCGCACGCGGCCGGCGGCATCTTCCAGGTGACGATGCACCCGCACATCATCACGCATCGGTCGCGCATCTGGATCGTCGAGGAACTCATCCGCCACGCCAAGGCGAAGGGCGACGTCTGGTTTGCCACGCACGCCGAGATCACGGCGTGGGTGCGCGAGCACGCAACATAG
- a CDS encoding MFS transporter yields the protein MQSRRHAAPLGNATSSTTSARAARIAVTAASLGNVLEWFDFAVYGFFAAVIGRNFFPTGDEATEVLASFAAFGVGFLARPLGGIVIGRIGDLKGRRTSLLLTIFLMATGTVLIGVAPTYATIGIAGPIIIVIARLLQGFSAGGEWGGSTAFMVEWSEPGRRGFYGSLQQVGVVSGVLLGSVAGATINTLLTPDQIAGWGWRLPFLFGGLIGPVGLYMRRSIGETPAYREAAPESVKVSAHTIGLTARAAGFTILWTVAFYIYINYMPTFTRTYAGLSGAQSLWSNSIGIAVLLVSIPLMGRLSDRIGRRPLLLTCCAAFVVLPYPMARLFLTAPPFAVIAASQVLFGLVISLYSGAGPSAIAEIFPTRSRSTLMSAGNALATALFGGFAPYIASWLIARTGNPIAWVAYVMSAAVVTGLVILSLKETAHEPLR from the coding sequence ATGCAGAGTCGCCGCCACGCAGCGCCGCTGGGTAATGCCACGTCATCCACAACGTCGGCGCGTGCCGCGCGGATTGCCGTCACCGCCGCGTCGCTGGGCAACGTTCTCGAGTGGTTCGATTTTGCCGTCTACGGATTCTTCGCGGCGGTCATCGGTCGGAATTTCTTTCCAACCGGCGACGAGGCGACGGAGGTGCTCGCTTCCTTCGCCGCGTTCGGCGTCGGCTTCCTGGCGCGTCCGTTGGGTGGAATCGTCATCGGTCGCATCGGGGACCTGAAAGGAAGGCGCACCTCGCTGCTGCTCACCATCTTCCTGATGGCGACCGGCACGGTGTTGATTGGCGTGGCACCGACATACGCCACCATCGGGATCGCGGGACCCATCATCATTGTCATTGCCCGCCTGCTTCAGGGATTCTCCGCCGGCGGCGAGTGGGGCGGGTCGACGGCATTCATGGTCGAGTGGTCGGAACCCGGCCGGCGCGGGTTCTATGGCAGTCTTCAGCAGGTGGGGGTCGTCTCGGGGGTGCTGCTCGGCTCGGTCGCCGGGGCGACCATCAACACGTTACTGACGCCGGATCAGATTGCCGGCTGGGGATGGCGGCTCCCGTTTCTGTTCGGCGGCCTGATTGGACCGGTCGGACTGTACATGCGGCGCAGCATCGGTGAGACACCGGCCTATCGCGAAGCCGCGCCCGAGTCGGTGAAGGTCAGTGCCCATACGATCGGACTCACGGCGCGCGCCGCCGGCTTCACCATCCTGTGGACCGTCGCGTTCTACATCTACATCAACTACATGCCGACCTTCACGCGCACGTACGCCGGACTGTCCGGCGCACAGTCGCTTTGGTCCAATTCCATTGGCATCGCGGTCCTGCTGGTCTCGATTCCCCTGATGGGCCGCCTGTCTGATCGTATCGGACGCAGGCCGCTGCTGCTGACCTGCTGCGCGGCCTTCGTCGTCCTCCCATATCCGATGGCCCGGCTCTTTCTCACGGCGCCGCCCTTTGCGGTCATCGCCGCCTCACAGGTGCTCTTCGGTTTGGTGATTTCGCTTTACAGTGGCGCCGGTCCGTCGGCGATCGCCGAGATCTTCCCCACGCGCAGCCGCTCCACGCTGATGTCCGCCGGCAACGCGTTGGCGACCGCGCTCTTCGGCGGCTTCGCTCCCTACATCGCCTCGTGGCTCATCGCGCGCACCGGCAACCCCATCGCCTGGGTGGCGTACGTGATGTCGGCCGCCGTCGTCACCGGACTCGTCATACTCTCCCTCAAGGAAACGGCGCACGAACCGCTGCGCTGA